The following are encoded together in the Verrucomicrobiia bacterium genome:
- the gatB gene encoding Asp-tRNA(Asn)/Glu-tRNA(Gln) amidotransferase subunit GatB yields the protein MDYEAVIGLETHVQLKTRSKMWCGCANEFGAPPNTHVCPVCLGLPGVLPVANEEALRLTVLTGLLLHCEIPARAKFDRKNYFYPDMPKNYQITQYDLPSTRHGYLDFEFEGRVERVRITRAHLEEDVGKSFHFERFSGVDFNRAGVPLLEIVSEPDITSADMAYAYLNALKETLMQGGVSDCDMEKGMVRCDVNVSLRPRGSGTLGAKIEIKNMNSFSGVRRALEYEIQRQREVLAAGGTLRQETRRWDDVAGITEPMRTKEEAHDYRYFPDPDLMPLVPTEVWLAEVRARLVELPLARKQRFMRDYALPAPDAETFKNDKPLADYYERLAGKTAHKKALANWVINNLRAQMSAAGVGLEQLRFAPEALLKLIELVETGRLSSKAAQEVFGEMFTTGQDPAQIMEQKGLAQVSDAAALEPLCDQAIADNPRAVADYRAGKAAALNALKGYVMKLSKGKANPGLAGEILERKLKGQ from the coding sequence ATGGATTACGAAGCGGTGATCGGCCTGGAGACGCATGTCCAGCTCAAAACGCGCTCGAAGATGTGGTGCGGATGCGCCAATGAATTTGGCGCGCCGCCCAATACGCATGTCTGCCCCGTGTGCCTGGGGCTGCCGGGGGTGCTGCCGGTGGCCAACGAGGAGGCCCTGCGGCTGACGGTGCTCACCGGCCTGCTGCTGCATTGTGAGATTCCCGCGCGGGCCAAGTTTGACCGGAAGAATTATTTCTATCCGGACATGCCCAAGAATTATCAGATCACGCAGTATGATCTGCCCTCCACGCGCCACGGTTACCTGGACTTTGAATTCGAGGGCCGCGTTGAGCGGGTGCGGATTACGCGCGCCCATCTGGAGGAGGACGTGGGGAAGAGTTTTCATTTTGAGCGCTTCAGCGGGGTGGACTTCAACCGGGCCGGCGTGCCGCTGCTGGAGATCGTGAGCGAGCCGGACATTACCAGCGCGGACATGGCGTATGCCTACCTGAACGCCCTGAAGGAAACGCTGATGCAGGGCGGGGTGAGCGACTGCGACATGGAAAAAGGGATGGTGCGGTGCGATGTCAACGTCAGTCTCCGCCCCCGGGGCAGCGGGACGCTGGGGGCGAAGATTGAGATCAAGAACATGAATTCCTTCAGCGGGGTGCGGCGGGCGCTGGAGTATGAAATCCAGCGGCAGCGGGAGGTGCTGGCGGCGGGGGGGACTTTGCGCCAGGAAACGCGCCGCTGGGATGATGTGGCAGGGATCACCGAGCCGATGCGCACCAAGGAGGAGGCGCATGATTATCGTTATTTTCCGGATCCGGATCTCATGCCCCTGGTGCCCACGGAGGTGTGGCTGGCGGAGGTGCGGGCGCGGTTGGTGGAGCTGCCGCTGGCCCGCAAGCAACGGTTCATGCGGGATTATGCCCTGCCGGCCCCGGATGCGGAGACGTTCAAAAACGACAAACCGCTGGCCGACTACTACGAGCGGCTGGCGGGAAAAACCGCCCATAAAAAGGCCCTGGCCAACTGGGTCATCAACAACCTGCGCGCCCAGATGAGCGCCGCCGGGGTGGGGCTGGAGCAACTGCGGTTTGCGCCGGAGGCCCTGCTCAAGCTCATTGAGCTGGTGGAGACGGGCCGCCTGAGCAGCAAGGCGGCGCAGGAGGTGTTTGGGGAGATGTTCACCACCGGGCAGGATCCGGCGCAGATCATGGAGCAAAAGGGGCTGGCCCAGGTGAGTGATGCCGCCGCCCTGGAGCCGCTGTGTGACCAGGCCATTGCCGACAACCCGCGGGCCGTGGCCGATTATCGCGCGGGCAAGGCCGCCGCGCTGAATGCCTTGAAAGGGTACGTGATGAAGCTCAGCAAGGGGAAGGCCAACCCGGGTTTGGCGGGGGAGATTTTGGAGCGCAAGTTGAAGGGCCAGTAA
- a CDS encoding nucleotide excision repair endonuclease has protein sequence MPARTARQLTLLPPPHVWQTRFGPALFRRIPPRPGVYLLGDAQGRLIYVGKAVNLRRRLQSYLHLPLERCSRKTARLLRATRAISWEVLPDHAAALLRENELLRLFKPRFNLLNTRPEHYGRVSLNLTPHGQLILRWGCGRPLPHEPGPWYGAFKGLVRVRECLRACFRLAVCLTAGPSSLHELPPLAYREKLPPQIPLPHPLPPPLQELSLWQDFFAGHDARLLDQLAAALPAALSPAWQRVVEGDLKRLRAFHAAGPRRNRLLCARAGLEGSWLAPEELDDLLALELAQRQPAS, from the coding sequence ATGCCCGCACGCACCGCCCGCCAGTTGACCCTGCTGCCCCCGCCCCACGTGTGGCAAACGCGCTTTGGCCCCGCCCTTTTCCGCCGCATCCCACCCCGCCCCGGCGTGTATCTGCTGGGGGATGCCCAGGGCCGCCTGATCTACGTGGGCAAAGCGGTCAACCTCCGCCGCCGCCTCCAAAGTTACCTGCACCTGCCCCTGGAGCGCTGCTCCCGCAAAACCGCCCGCCTCCTCCGCGCAACCCGCGCCATCTCCTGGGAAGTGCTGCCCGACCACGCCGCCGCCCTGCTGCGCGAAAACGAACTGCTGCGGCTGTTCAAACCCCGCTTCAACCTGCTCAACACCCGCCCCGAGCACTACGGCCGCGTGAGTCTCAACCTCACTCCGCACGGCCAGCTCATCCTGCGCTGGGGATGCGGCCGGCCGCTGCCGCACGAGCCCGGCCCGTGGTACGGCGCGTTCAAAGGCCTCGTGCGTGTGCGCGAATGCCTGCGCGCCTGCTTCCGCCTGGCCGTCTGTCTCACGGCCGGCCCCTCTTCCTTGCACGAGCTGCCCCCGCTGGCGTACCGGGAAAAATTGCCGCCCCAAATCCCCCTCCCTCATCCCCTGCCGCCGCCTTTGCAGGAGCTTTCCCTGTGGCAGGATTTTTTTGCCGGACACGATGCCCGCCTGCTGGATCAGCTCGCGGCGGCCCTGCCCGCGGCTTTAAGCCCCGCCTGGCAGCGCGTGGTGGAAGGCGACTTGAAGCGGTTGCGCGCCTTCCACGCCGCCGGCCCCCGGCGCAACCGGCTCCTCTGCGCCCGCGCCGGACTGGAAGGTTCCTGGCTTGCGCCCGAGGAGCTGGACGACCTCCTGGCCCTGGAGCTGGCCCAACGCCAGCCGGCGAGCTAG
- a CDS encoding ABC-2 family transporter protein — MGKYWQVLQVGIQNTLVYRVNFLFRATFALVPLTAMVMLWKTIYAGATGGRVGAYDLAQMISYYLLVTVTDALTAVTEDDWQIAADIKDGLISQFLLKPLDYLGYRLSLFVAGRLVYTAVAAVPVTLFILWHRQYFVLPPDWTTALCFFVSLVLTALLNFLTSFTMALLAFWVLEVATFIFILFAFEYLAGGHLFPLDILPAGLAGALMYTPFPYMLYFPISVYLGRTQQEALWGGLAMQALWVIAAYALARLVWARGIRRYGAVGG, encoded by the coding sequence ATGGGCAAGTACTGGCAGGTGCTCCAAGTGGGCATCCAGAACACCCTGGTGTACCGGGTCAACTTTCTGTTTCGCGCCACCTTCGCGCTGGTGCCGCTCACCGCCATGGTCATGTTGTGGAAGACCATCTACGCCGGCGCCACCGGCGGCAGGGTGGGCGCGTATGACCTGGCCCAGATGATCTCCTATTACCTCCTGGTCACCGTCACCGACGCCCTCACCGCCGTCACCGAGGACGACTGGCAAATCGCCGCCGACATCAAGGACGGCCTCATCAGTCAATTCCTCCTCAAGCCCCTGGACTATCTCGGCTATCGCCTCAGTCTGTTTGTCGCAGGACGCCTCGTGTACACCGCCGTCGCCGCCGTGCCCGTCACGCTCTTCATCCTCTGGCATCGCCAGTATTTCGTGCTGCCGCCGGACTGGACCACCGCTCTGTGCTTCTTTGTCTCGCTCGTCCTGACCGCCCTGTTGAATTTCCTGACCTCCTTCACCATGGCCCTGCTGGCCTTCTGGGTGCTGGAGGTGGCCACCTTCATCTTCATCCTCTTTGCCTTTGAATACCTGGCCGGCGGCCATCTCTTCCCCCTGGACATCCTGCCGGCCGGCCTGGCCGGGGCGCTCATGTACACCCCCTTCCCCTACATGCTCTATTTTCCCATCAGTGTCTATCTGGGGCGCACCCAGCAGGAAGCCCTCTGGGGCGGCCTGGCCATGCAGGCCTTGTGGGTCATCGCGGCTTATGCCCTGGCCCGCCTCGTCTGGGCCCGCGGCATCCGCCGCTACGGCGCGGTGGGAGGATGA
- a CDS encoding heavy metal translocating P-type ATPase, with protein sequence MNKTSKPPAAAGSGSHCLLQVVGEAMQKDPTIEAVKVNRADHTLAVAGMGQAPSEAAARRLTEEVQRLQEQEGDACCLLQERSADCQQCREPQPVLPPHLKVEHRPEETIVARVTCPTAPRFWRWRQWPLPRLVPREVELAEEIDESEWRGQMVAAVLCGLLALGGYLIQSQGWAGSSSEAVGVLLYLLAYVAGSWFNAHEVWERLQKGVLDVHFLMLAVAVGSAAIGHWGEGATLLFLFSFSGALEHYALGRTQREIRSLFRTAPKTAVVLDAQGREQTVPVEQLQAGQRLLIKPGEQFPVDAEVIKGSTAADESNLTGEATPVPKAVGDTVLAGTLNLWGGVEVTVLRPASQSALQKIIELIQQAQHLKAPSQRFTDKFGTGYTYAVLGLCLVMFFVWWLGLGLPPFKSAGETRSAFYRAMTLLVVASPCALVLSIPSAVLAAIAWAARRGILFRGGAAVENLAGIQVVALDKTGTLTTGELRVDRIESFPPGREAEVAQLAYSLERLSHHPLARAITAHGKRMQLQPLELEDFTSHTGLGLQARLNGVEVRLGRREWLAEGPAGAIVAQAPPTDTSHSEVWVCRDGLVGRILLRDDVRPAAREVIRQLRAEGLQTVVLTGDRQAAARQLQEELGLDDVRAELKPEQKVAAIVELTRQGRRVAMVGDGVNDAPSLAAADVGVAMGARGSDAALEQAEVVLMHDRLENFHTAYQLSRRARQVIRQNLIISLGTVVVLVVCAIWGTIPLTVGVVGHEGSTVIVVLNSLRLLLQRQPGGAGFAGLERAPGRRDGRR encoded by the coding sequence ATGAACAAGACGTCCAAGCCGCCGGCGGCGGCAGGTTCGGGTTCGCATTGTCTGTTGCAGGTGGTGGGTGAGGCCATGCAAAAGGATCCCACCATCGAGGCGGTGAAGGTGAATCGGGCCGATCACACGCTGGCGGTGGCGGGGATGGGCCAGGCCCCCAGCGAAGCCGCGGCGCGGCGGCTGACGGAGGAAGTGCAGCGGCTCCAGGAGCAGGAGGGCGATGCTTGTTGCCTGTTGCAAGAGCGGAGCGCCGATTGTCAGCAGTGTCGGGAGCCCCAGCCCGTGCTGCCGCCGCACCTGAAGGTGGAGCACCGCCCCGAGGAGACGATCGTGGCGCGGGTGACGTGTCCCACGGCGCCGCGGTTTTGGCGGTGGCGGCAATGGCCGCTGCCGCGGCTGGTGCCGCGGGAGGTGGAGCTGGCCGAGGAGATTGATGAATCGGAATGGCGGGGGCAGATGGTGGCGGCGGTGCTCTGCGGGCTGCTGGCGCTGGGGGGATACTTGATCCAGAGCCAGGGCTGGGCGGGTTCCTCCAGCGAGGCCGTGGGGGTGCTGCTGTACCTGCTGGCGTATGTGGCGGGCTCCTGGTTTAACGCGCACGAGGTATGGGAGCGGCTGCAAAAAGGGGTGCTGGATGTGCATTTTCTGATGCTCGCGGTGGCGGTGGGCAGCGCGGCCATTGGCCACTGGGGGGAGGGCGCGACGCTGCTGTTTCTTTTTTCCTTCTCCGGGGCGCTGGAGCATTACGCTCTGGGCCGCACGCAGCGGGAGATTCGCAGCCTGTTTCGCACCGCGCCGAAAACGGCGGTGGTGCTGGATGCCCAAGGGCGGGAGCAGACGGTGCCGGTGGAGCAATTGCAGGCCGGGCAGCGGCTGCTCATCAAACCTGGCGAGCAATTTCCGGTGGATGCCGAGGTGATCAAAGGCAGCACGGCGGCCGATGAATCCAATTTGACGGGCGAGGCCACGCCGGTGCCCAAGGCGGTGGGGGACACCGTGCTGGCGGGCACGCTGAATTTGTGGGGCGGGGTGGAGGTGACGGTGTTGCGGCCGGCCAGCCAGAGCGCGTTGCAAAAAATCATTGAACTGATCCAGCAGGCGCAACATCTCAAGGCGCCCTCGCAGCGGTTCACGGACAAATTCGGGACCGGTTACACCTATGCCGTGCTGGGGCTGTGTTTGGTGATGTTTTTCGTGTGGTGGCTGGGCCTGGGGCTGCCGCCCTTCAAGTCCGCCGGGGAAACGCGCAGCGCCTTTTACCGGGCGATGACGCTGCTGGTGGTGGCCTCGCCGTGCGCGCTGGTGTTGTCCATCCCCTCGGCGGTGCTGGCGGCCATTGCGTGGGCGGCGCGGCGGGGCATTCTGTTCCGGGGCGGCGCGGCGGTGGAGAATCTGGCGGGCATTCAGGTGGTGGCGCTGGACAAGACGGGCACTTTGACCACGGGGGAGCTGCGGGTGGATCGCATTGAGAGTTTTCCGCCCGGCCGCGAGGCGGAGGTGGCGCAACTGGCGTATTCGTTGGAGCGTCTCTCGCATCATCCGCTGGCGCGGGCGATCACGGCGCACGGCAAGCGGATGCAATTGCAGCCGCTGGAGCTGGAGGACTTCACCTCGCACACCGGGCTGGGGCTGCAGGCGCGGTTGAACGGTGTCGAGGTGCGGCTGGGCCGGCGCGAATGGCTGGCGGAGGGGCCGGCGGGCGCCATTGTGGCGCAGGCGCCACCCACCGACACCAGTCATTCGGAGGTGTGGGTTTGCCGGGATGGGCTGGTGGGGCGGATTTTGTTGCGGGACGACGTGCGTCCGGCGGCGCGGGAGGTGATTCGCCAGTTGCGGGCGGAGGGATTGCAGACGGTGGTATTGACGGGGGACCGGCAGGCGGCGGCGCGGCAGTTGCAGGAGGAGCTGGGTTTGGACGATGTGCGGGCCGAATTGAAGCCGGAGCAGAAAGTGGCGGCGATCGTGGAGCTGACCCGGCAGGGGCGGCGGGTGGCGATGGTGGGGGACGGGGTGAACGACGCGCCGAGCCTGGCGGCGGCGGATGTGGGCGTGGCGATGGGGGCGCGCGGTTCAGACGCCGCGCTGGAGCAGGCGGAGGTGGTGTTGATGCATGACCGGCTGGAGAATTTCCACACGGCTTATCAACTGAGCCGGCGGGCGCGGCAGGTGATCCGGCAAAATCTTATTATTTCGCTGGGGACGGTGGTGGTGCTGGTGGTGTGCGCGATATGGGGCACGATACCGCTGACGGTGGGCGTGGTGGGGCACGAGGGCAGCACGGTGATCGTGGTGCTCAACAGCCTGCGGTTGCTGCTGCAGCGCCAGCCCGGGGGCGCCGGTTTCGCCGGTCTAGAGCGGGCGCCGGGGAGGCGGGACGGGAGACGGTGA
- a CDS encoding sugar phosphate isomerase/epimerase — translation MNMTPAPHGMARRNFLQHAALAAAAAALPTAAARAAAPTPPAPKVKLGISSYSYWHFRTPKVPIETVIEKAGALGAPAVDILHRQMDIPEREPLTAAHRAYLRRLKRHAFRHGVALIALSIHQDFVDPDPAFLKQQVEHTHKCLEIAAELGVPCIRLNSGRWNTIQDFDALMKARGVEPILPGHTEEEGFKWCAECIAQCLPKAEQHGVILALENHWGLTSTPAGQLRLLQQFDSPWLGALMDTGNFLEDPYDKLRQIAPRTVFVQAKTYFGGGEWYTLDLDYRRIAAILAEVHYHGYVSIEFEGKAPADEGVPRSLALLREAFQL, via the coding sequence ATGAACATGACCCCTGCTCCCCATGGCATGGCTCGCCGCAACTTCCTGCAACACGCGGCCCTCGCGGCCGCCGCTGCCGCCCTCCCCACCGCCGCCGCCCGCGCGGCCGCGCCCACCCCCCCCGCCCCCAAAGTCAAGCTGGGCATCTCCAGTTATTCTTACTGGCATTTTCGCACGCCCAAGGTCCCCATTGAAACAGTGATTGAAAAGGCCGGCGCCCTCGGCGCCCCGGCGGTGGACATCCTGCACCGCCAGATGGACATCCCCGAGCGCGAGCCGCTCACCGCCGCGCACCGCGCCTATTTGCGCCGTCTCAAACGCCACGCCTTCCGGCATGGCGTGGCGCTCATCGCGCTCTCCATTCACCAGGATTTCGTGGACCCCGATCCCGCCTTCCTCAAGCAGCAGGTGGAGCACACCCACAAATGCCTTGAAATCGCCGCCGAGCTGGGCGTGCCCTGCATCCGCCTCAACAGCGGCCGCTGGAACACCATCCAGGACTTTGACGCCCTGATGAAGGCCCGGGGCGTGGAGCCAATCCTTCCCGGCCACACCGAGGAGGAGGGCTTCAAATGGTGCGCCGAGTGCATCGCCCAGTGCCTTCCCAAGGCCGAACAGCACGGCGTCATCCTCGCCCTGGAAAACCACTGGGGCCTCACCAGCACCCCCGCCGGCCAGTTGCGACTCCTCCAGCAATTCGATTCTCCCTGGCTGGGCGCGCTCATGGACACCGGCAACTTCCTCGAAGACCCCTACGACAAACTGCGCCAGATCGCCCCGCGCACCGTCTTTGTCCAGGCCAAAACTTACTTCGGCGGCGGCGAGTGGTACACCCTGGATTTGGATTACCGGCGCATCGCCGCCATTCTCGCCGAAGTCCACTACCACGGCTATGTGTCCATTGAATTCGAGGGCAAGGCCCCCGCGGATGAAGGCGTGCCCCGCAGCCTGGCCCTCCTGCGCGAGGCCTTCCAGTTGTAA
- a CDS encoding MotA/TolQ/ExbB proton channel family protein: MELIFLGLLLLTSLVGGTVIVERGLALRRSRVVPAEVVAALQNCHGPQDLGMLLKICQQKPSSLSRLVQVAAQHLEWPKDENAEAVQTQARQEIVGLERGLVILEITVGIAPLLGLVGTVFGLMSLFGTLGSSEIIQSTELAKGISVILTATLLGLLIAIPALIAWSYYNAKIQAMAVEMESLCTEFLRRQYLRRGPG; encoded by the coding sequence ATGGAACTGATCTTTTTGGGATTGTTGTTGTTGACCTCGCTGGTGGGGGGGACGGTCATCGTTGAACGCGGGCTGGCCCTGCGGCGGAGCCGCGTGGTGCCGGCCGAGGTGGTGGCGGCGCTGCAGAACTGCCACGGCCCCCAAGATTTGGGGATGCTGTTGAAGATCTGCCAGCAAAAGCCCTCAAGCCTCAGCCGGCTGGTACAGGTGGCCGCGCAGCATCTGGAATGGCCCAAGGACGAAAACGCGGAGGCGGTGCAGACGCAGGCGCGGCAGGAGATTGTGGGGTTGGAGCGGGGGCTGGTGATTCTGGAAATCACCGTGGGCATAGCGCCGCTGCTGGGGCTGGTGGGGACGGTGTTTGGGTTGATGAGCCTCTTTGGGACGCTGGGCAGCAGTGAAATCATCCAGAGCACCGAGCTGGCCAAGGGCATTTCGGTCATTCTGACGGCCACGCTGCTGGGGCTGTTGATCGCCATTCCAGCGCTGATTGCGTGGAGTTACTACAATGCCAAAATCCAGGCCATGGCCGTGGAGATGGAAAGTTTGTGCACCGAGTTTTTGCGGCGGCAATACCTGCGCCGCGGTCCGGGTTGA
- a CDS encoding biopolymer transporter ExbD encodes MQFITHRRRHAPTIIIVALIDILIVLLIFLIVTTTFKNQQPSLRLTLPESRQAQAGVSESGTVLLVEVDKQAPYLRYNGMAVTLDQLRKEFASQAARQPPPGVAIRADALAPFEQIVRVMDAAREARLTNLSAHVRSP; translated from the coding sequence ATGCAATTCATCACCCATCGCCGCCGACACGCGCCCACGATCATCATCGTGGCGCTGATTGACATTTTGATCGTTCTGCTGATTTTCCTGATTGTGACCACCACGTTCAAAAACCAGCAGCCCTCGCTGCGGCTGACGCTGCCGGAATCCCGGCAGGCGCAGGCGGGGGTGTCGGAGTCCGGGACGGTGTTGCTGGTGGAGGTGGACAAGCAGGCGCCCTATTTGCGGTACAACGGGATGGCGGTGACCCTGGATCAGTTGCGCAAGGAGTTTGCCAGCCAGGCCGCGCGCCAGCCGCCGCCGGGGGTGGCGATTCGCGCGGATGCACTGGCGCCCTTCGAGCAGATCGTGCGCGTAATGGATGCGGCGCGTGAGGCGCGCCTGACCAATCTGAGCGCCCACGTGCGCAGCCCCTGA
- a CDS encoding PAS domain-containing protein, protein MNPVSQPVFVRSDLFREVFEGFPHALLIMDERLRILHLNRAAATLSGTERKAMLYRQNGDAFHCVHAGEHPEGCGHAPACAKCAVRQSVEEVLAGRPVVQRNHHALLGAHGHVRELHLRLTASALRHDGELLALVMLEDTHAPPPMPWLNTAKTILHQAPL, encoded by the coding sequence ATGAATCCAGTGTCGCAACCGGTTTTTGTACGCTCAGACCTCTTCCGCGAAGTCTTCGAGGGTTTCCCCCACGCCCTGCTGATCATGGACGAGCGCCTGCGCATCCTTCACCTCAACCGCGCCGCCGCCACCCTCAGCGGCACCGAGCGCAAAGCCATGCTTTACCGCCAGAATGGCGATGCCTTCCACTGCGTCCATGCCGGGGAGCATCCCGAGGGCTGCGGCCATGCGCCCGCCTGTGCCAAATGCGCCGTCAGGCAAAGCGTGGAGGAGGTGCTCGCCGGCCGGCCCGTGGTGCAGCGCAATCATCATGCACTGCTGGGCGCCCATGGGCATGTGCGGGAGCTCCATCTGCGCCTGACCGCCTCCGCCCTGCGCCACGATGGCGAGCTCCTGGCGCTGGTGATGCTCGAGGACACCCACGCCCCGCCTCCCATGCCGTGGTTGAACACGGCCAAGACCATCCTGCACCAGGCCCCCCTCTAA
- a CDS encoding ATP-binding protein: MDARLSSREAALVALILENLLRNAIQASAPGQLVELRLRGQGGEVLCEVRDQGPGLPENLRPQVFAPCVSTKPGGMGIGLAISKQLANHLGARLELVSTSPAGTVFVLALPTTPLPTSPTSRHLPLA; this comes from the coding sequence GTGGACGCCCGCCTCTCCAGCCGGGAGGCCGCCCTGGTGGCCCTCATCCTGGAAAACCTCTTGCGCAACGCCATCCAGGCCAGCGCCCCCGGCCAGCTCGTCGAGCTGCGCCTCCGCGGCCAGGGCGGAGAGGTCCTGTGTGAAGTGCGCGATCAAGGCCCCGGCCTGCCGGAAAACCTGCGCCCCCAAGTCTTTGCCCCCTGCGTGTCCACCAAACCCGGCGGCATGGGCATCGGCCTGGCCATCAGCAAACAACTGGCCAATCACCTCGGCGCGCGCCTGGAGCTGGTCTCCACCTCCCCCGCCGGCACGGTGTTTGTGCTTGCCCTCCCCACCACGCCGTTGCCCACCTCTCCCACCAGCCGTCATTTGCCGTTGGCGTAA
- a CDS encoding MICOS complex subunit MIC60: MKSGSSMAVWVIAAIVLCQGRVPAAAPEVPPGQEKKLLQERPVVIPRNTPQNPAEKPERKGRPDKTQPADIKEMIAAFQAAREQFLREQEAVRRAYQTATPEQREQLREQLRESLERWREIQRELLKEQRDRAQDMKRELQADLGKIVDEAKGEGRGR, translated from the coding sequence ATGAAATCTGGTTCCAGCATGGCCGTGTGGGTGATTGCGGCTATCGTCCTGTGTCAGGGACGAGTGCCCGCCGCCGCGCCCGAAGTGCCCCCCGGCCAGGAGAAAAAATTGCTCCAGGAACGGCCGGTGGTCATCCCCCGCAACACCCCGCAAAATCCCGCCGAAAAACCCGAGCGCAAGGGGCGTCCCGACAAAACCCAACCGGCGGACATCAAAGAAATGATCGCCGCCTTTCAGGCCGCACGGGAGCAATTCCTGCGCGAACAGGAAGCCGTGCGCCGCGCCTACCAAACCGCCACCCCCGAACAGCGGGAACAACTGCGGGAACAACTGCGCGAAAGTCTTGAACGCTGGCGGGAAATCCAACGCGAATTGCTGAAGGAACAAAGGGACCGCGCCCAGGACATGAAACGTGAACTGCAGGCCGACTTGGGGAAAATAGTGGATGAGGCCAAAGGTGAGGGGCGAGGCCGATAA
- a CDS encoding prepilin-type N-terminal cleavage/methylation domain-containing protein, with protein sequence MKRRYFQHSLPRWRRAFTLTELMVTMSLVMIVMAGVIYGHVAGLKLYGLTRAKLGASDAARSALSRLLEEIRSARRVQVGMGSATSFTQIEEGFPQRGNALMIHPTLNTNTWVRYYVDAATTRLLRIDHDDARPLVIAEYVTNNLVFTAQDYQGNVLSNYFNNRVIAVDLQFYQVQYPITPIGTPGAYFDYYRLTTRATRRTLE encoded by the coding sequence ATGAAAAGACGTTACTTCCAGCATTCCCTGCCGCGGTGGCGCCGCGCCTTCACGCTCACGGAGCTGATGGTGACGATGTCGCTGGTGATGATTGTGATGGCGGGGGTGATTTATGGGCATGTGGCGGGGTTGAAGTTGTACGGGCTGACCCGCGCCAAGCTGGGGGCCAGTGATGCGGCGCGTTCGGCGTTGAGCCGGCTGCTGGAGGAGATACGCTCGGCGCGGCGGGTGCAGGTGGGCATGGGGAGCGCCACCTCTTTCACGCAGATTGAGGAAGGATTCCCGCAGCGCGGCAATGCGTTGATGATTCATCCCACGCTGAACACCAACACGTGGGTGCGTTATTATGTGGATGCCGCCACGACGCGGCTGTTGCGGATAGACCATGACGATGCGCGGCCGCTGGTGATTGCGGAATACGTCACCAACAATCTGGTGTTCACGGCGCAGGATTATCAGGGCAACGTGCTGAGCAATTATTTCAATAACCGGGTGATTGCGGTGGACCTGCAGTTTTACCAGGTGCAATACCCGATTACGCCGATCGGCACGCCGGGGGCGTATTTTGATTATTATCGGCTGACCACCCGCGCCACGCGGCGCACGCTGGAATAA